One window from the genome of Montipora foliosa isolate CH-2021 chromosome 5, ASM3666993v2, whole genome shotgun sequence encodes:
- the LOC138003721 gene encoding uncharacterized protein isoform X1: MMSGLNMLSNNNIDNYIMTDQSNAPLLLIGNAGSEKSAIMAKSANDTIAKAGRGELMSASGCRVFLHFVGATPGSTDLAFFLQWLSREINVSKMLNRSFELCLKTYGEKHMLMLRLNLNIGILNEDNRDLQKAYDYVVKWHETCLECAPVIH; encoded by the exons ATGATGAGTGGATTAAATATGTTGTCCAACAACAAT ataGACAACTACATAATGACTGACCAATCGAATGCTCCTCTGCTCCTCATTGGCAATGCTGGCTCTGAAAAATCAGCTATCATGGCAAAGAGTGCCAATGACACCATAGCTAAAGCTGGCAGAGGGGAACTGATGAGTGCAAG TGGTTGTCGAGTGTTTCTCCACTTTGTGGGTGCCACGCCAGGATCAACTGATTTAGCTTTCTTCTTGCAATGGTTATCAAGGGAAATCAATGTGTCAAAG ATGCTGAATAGGTCATTTGAACTGTGCTTGAAGACGTATGGTGAGAAGCACATGCTAATGTTGAGGCTTAATTTAAACATTGGAATTCTCAACGAAGATAACAGAGATCTACAAAAAGCCTACGATTACGTTGTCAAGTGGCATGAAACTTGTCTTGAG TGTGCGCCCGTGATACATTGA
- the LOC138003721 gene encoding uncharacterized protein isoform X2 has protein sequence MTDQSNAPLLLIGNAGSEKSAIMAKSANDTIAKAGRGELMSASGCRVFLHFVGATPGSTDLAFFLQWLSREINVSKMLNRSFELCLKTYGEKHMLMLRLNLNIGILNEDNRDLQKAYDYVVKWHETCLECAPVIH, from the exons ATGACTGACCAATCGAATGCTCCTCTGCTCCTCATTGGCAATGCTGGCTCTGAAAAATCAGCTATCATGGCAAAGAGTGCCAATGACACCATAGCTAAAGCTGGCAGAGGGGAACTGATGAGTGCAAG TGGTTGTCGAGTGTTTCTCCACTTTGTGGGTGCCACGCCAGGATCAACTGATTTAGCTTTCTTCTTGCAATGGTTATCAAGGGAAATCAATGTGTCAAAG ATGCTGAATAGGTCATTTGAACTGTGCTTGAAGACGTATGGTGAGAAGCACATGCTAATGTTGAGGCTTAATTTAAACATTGGAATTCTCAACGAAGATAACAGAGATCTACAAAAAGCCTACGATTACGTTGTCAAGTGGCATGAAACTTGTCTTGAG TGTGCGCCCGTGATACATTGA
- the LOC138003719 gene encoding uncharacterized protein has protein sequence MDKFSISWEAYHELTQQDQTLSRSYLVEGCQATLDSTCNMHKTPGNQPGAELPLEDLLKEQIEERLKNSSQQEKVSPTERVKISGDGTRMSHSISLFVCSFSILDKGQHVLSSAGNHTIAVVKTSENYNNLKHS, from the exons ATGGATAAGTTTTCCATTTCATGGGAAGCCTATCACGAGCTTACACAGCAAGACCAGACACTCTCAAGATCCTACCTGGTTGAGGGATGTCAAGCCACCTTGGACTCCACATGCAATATGCACAAGACACCTGGGAATCAGCCGGGAGCTGAACTGCCCCTAGAAGACCTACTAAAGGAACAAATTGAGGAACGT CTGAAAAACTCCAGTCAGCAAGAAAAGGTCAGCCCAACAGAGCGAGTTAAAATATCAGGAGATGGAACAAGAATGTCTCATTCAATTTCTCTATTTGTTTGTTCCTTCTCAATCCTGGACAAAGGTCAACATGTTCTTTCTAGTGCAG GTAACCACACCATTGCTGTAGTTAAGACATCTGAAAACTACAACAATCTGAAAcatagttaa